One region of Chthonomonadales bacterium genomic DNA includes:
- a CDS encoding GNAT family N-acetyltransferase, with product MPFRPYERERDREAAHRIWREVGWLPPGREEQFERYVACGRALVADAHGQAECLVLTAPGRMRYLDEDLPISCVTGVTTGRVARKQGLAGALAARALAADAAEGMLVSALGMFEQGYYNQLGFGTGGYEHHVAFDPAHLQVPERHRVPRRLTVDDWEAVHAARLARRRAHGGVNLHCADITRSDMDSDGSEEAFGLGYADGPAGELTHCAWCRTTGAEHGPYRLELVWRTGAQLRELLALVRSLGDQVHLVKMREPAGVQMQDLLRQPIKHRSVTQRSDYESSNHALAYWQARILDLPGCLARTHLECPPLRLNLRLSDPVAAFLEGEEGWRGVEGHYVVTLGAEGGCEPGEDASLPTLEASVGAFTRLWLGVRPASGLAITDDLRAPDALLASLDAALRLPDPRPDWDF from the coding sequence ATGCCCTTCAGACCCTACGAACGCGAGCGCGACCGCGAGGCGGCTCACCGAATCTGGCGCGAGGTAGGCTGGCTGCCGCCCGGCCGGGAGGAGCAGTTCGAGCGGTACGTCGCGTGCGGGCGCGCGCTCGTGGCGGACGCGCACGGCCAGGCCGAGTGCCTGGTGCTCACCGCGCCCGGACGGATGCGGTATCTGGACGAGGACCTGCCGATCTCGTGCGTGACGGGCGTCACCACGGGGCGCGTGGCGCGCAAGCAGGGGCTCGCGGGCGCGCTCGCGGCGCGCGCCCTGGCCGCCGATGCCGCCGAGGGCATGCTCGTCAGCGCGCTCGGCATGTTTGAGCAGGGCTACTACAACCAGCTCGGCTTCGGAACGGGCGGCTACGAGCACCACGTGGCGTTCGACCCGGCGCACCTGCAGGTGCCCGAACGCCACCGCGTGCCCAGGCGCCTCACCGTCGACGACTGGGAAGCCGTCCATGCGGCCCGCCTGGCGCGGCGCCGCGCGCACGGGGGCGTCAACCTGCACTGCGCCGACATCACGCGCAGCGACATGGACTCCGATGGCTCCGAGGAGGCGTTCGGACTCGGCTACGCCGACGGGCCGGCCGGCGAGCTCACGCATTGTGCGTGGTGCCGGACGACGGGCGCCGAGCACGGCCCCTATCGTCTCGAACTCGTGTGGCGCACCGGCGCGCAGCTTCGGGAGCTGCTGGCGCTGGTACGCAGCCTGGGCGACCAGGTGCACCTGGTGAAGATGCGCGAGCCGGCCGGCGTGCAGATGCAGGACCTGCTCCGCCAGCCCATCAAGCACCGCAGCGTCACCCAGCGCTCGGACTACGAGAGCAGCAACCATGCGCTCGCCTACTGGCAGGCGCGGATCCTCGACCTGCCGGGCTGCCTGGCGCGGACGCACCTCGAGTGCCCCCCGCTTCGGCTGAACCTGCGGCTGAGCGACCCGGTTGCCGCGTTCCTGGAGGGCGAGGAGGGATGGCGCGGCGTGGAGGGCCACTACGTGGTCACGCTGGGCGCGGAGGGCGGGTGCGAGCCCGGCGAGGACGCGTCGCTGCCGACCCTGGAGGCGTCGGTCGGCGCGTTCACGCGGCTCTGGCTAGGGGTGCGCCCCGCGAGTGGGCTGGCCATCACCGACGACCTGCGCGCGCCGGACGCGCTGCTGGCCAGCCTGGATGCGGCCCTGCGCCTGCCCGACCCCCGGCCCGACTGGGACTTCTAG
- a CDS encoding aldo/keto reductase, giving the protein MRRRALGRTGMEVGELSLGGLFVAGWFGDRERARAAVRRAVDLGVNYVDTAPGYGDSEAVLGEALDGVEAPVILSTKLGGRPTPFDPQDRDALLRSFDESLRLLRRDRVDILMVHEPDRPDQYDWWTDRQRYLGPVCDVLDELKRAGRVGFTGLGGTTAYEIVPIMRTGRFDVLLTAFNYSLLWREAAIAAIPAAVEMGMGIVVGSPLQQGALARRYDEEVERGAPWLSPPRRAQYRALYAYLDETGLPIVEAALRFVLSDARISCTLMGARSAEEVEQNAAWAARGPLPAEVLARLDAIAAMVPFRPFEEPFGLPFGRERAGPAMAR; this is encoded by the coding sequence ATGAGGAGGCGCGCGCTGGGCCGCACCGGGATGGAGGTCGGAGAGCTGTCGCTCGGAGGCCTGTTCGTGGCCGGCTGGTTCGGGGACCGCGAGCGCGCGCGAGCCGCGGTTCGTCGCGCCGTGGACCTCGGCGTCAACTACGTCGACACGGCGCCCGGCTACGGCGACAGCGAGGCGGTGCTCGGCGAGGCGCTGGATGGCGTCGAGGCGCCGGTCATCCTCTCCACGAAGCTAGGAGGCCGCCCGACGCCGTTCGACCCGCAGGATCGCGACGCGCTGCTGCGCTCGTTCGACGAGAGCCTGCGCCTGCTGCGCCGCGATCGCGTCGACATCCTGATGGTCCACGAGCCGGATCGACCTGACCAGTACGACTGGTGGACCGACCGCCAGCGTTACCTGGGCCCGGTGTGCGACGTGCTGGACGAGCTCAAGCGCGCGGGGCGCGTCGGCTTCACCGGCCTCGGGGGCACGACGGCCTACGAGATCGTGCCGATCATGCGCACGGGCCGCTTCGACGTCCTCCTCACCGCGTTCAACTACAGCCTGCTCTGGCGCGAGGCGGCGATCGCCGCGATCCCGGCCGCGGTGGAGATGGGCATGGGCATCGTGGTCGGCTCACCGCTTCAGCAGGGGGCGCTCGCACGCCGTTACGACGAGGAGGTGGAGCGCGGCGCGCCGTGGCTCAGCCCGCCGCGGCGCGCTCAGTACCGCGCACTCTACGCCTACCTGGACGAGACCGGCCTGCCGATCGTGGAGGCGGCGCTGCGCTTCGTGCTCTCCGACGCGCGCATCTCGTGCACCCTGATGGGCGCGCGCTCCGCGGAGGAGGTTGAGCAGAACGCCGCCTGGGCGGCCAGAGGCCCGCTGCCGGCGGAGGTTCTCGCCCGGCTCGATGCCATCGCGGCGATGGTTCCCTTTCGGCCGTTCGAGGAGCCGTTCGGCCTGCCCTTCGGCCGGGAACGCGCCGGCCCGGCGATGGCCCGGTAA
- a CDS encoding zinc-binding dehydrogenase yields the protein MRAAIVEAPGKLLVREVPEPVPGPYEALCRLIYGATCTGTDQHILRGRFPWPVDYPTVLGHESVGRVERVGERVRHLRPGDLITRVGTPPSGGASATWGGFAEWGLARDHRAMREDGLPEREWSPHRINEIVPPDLAAADATMMITWRETLSYLQRVGVGPGASVLVVGSGGNGLAFAAHAANGGAGRIALVGSAGRERAARAVGATHFADYRGPDPAAATGLGLPGGYDVVIDAVGRRDSLDPFLPCVRDGGAVAVYGVDDWGGVTIRPQRARGSFVWSSRGYDEPEAHDAVVGLMRAGRLRAAPWFEGAGPFALEEIASAFEAVRERRCVKALIRLAPDAAAPGG from the coding sequence ATGCGAGCCGCGATCGTCGAGGCGCCGGGGAAGCTCCTGGTGCGCGAGGTGCCGGAGCCGGTACCGGGCCCCTACGAGGCCCTCTGCCGCCTGATCTACGGCGCAACCTGCACGGGCACCGATCAGCACATCCTGCGCGGGCGCTTCCCGTGGCCCGTTGACTACCCCACCGTCCTCGGCCACGAGAGCGTGGGCCGCGTCGAGCGCGTTGGCGAGAGGGTGCGCCACCTGCGGCCCGGTGACCTGATCACGCGCGTAGGCACGCCGCCTTCGGGCGGCGCGAGCGCGACCTGGGGCGGGTTCGCCGAGTGGGGACTCGCGCGCGACCACCGCGCGATGCGGGAGGACGGCCTGCCGGAGCGCGAGTGGTCGCCCCATCGCATCAACGAGATCGTGCCTCCCGACCTCGCGGCGGCGGACGCCACGATGATGATCACCTGGCGCGAGACGCTCAGCTACCTGCAGCGCGTCGGCGTGGGACCGGGCGCCAGCGTGCTCGTGGTGGGGTCCGGCGGCAACGGGCTCGCCTTCGCCGCGCACGCCGCCAACGGCGGCGCCGGCCGGATCGCGCTGGTGGGCAGCGCAGGTAGGGAGCGTGCCGCGCGCGCCGTCGGCGCCACGCACTTCGCGGACTACCGCGGCCCCGACCCGGCCGCCGCGACCGGCCTGGGCCTGCCCGGCGGCTACGACGTGGTCATCGACGCCGTCGGCCGGCGCGATAGCCTGGACCCCTTCCTGCCCTGCGTGCGCGATGGCGGCGCCGTGGCGGTCTACGGCGTGGATGACTGGGGCGGCGTGACCATCCGGCCACAGCGGGCGCGCGGCAGCTTCGTGTGGTCCAGCAGGGGATATGATGAGCCGGAGGCGCACGACGCGGTCGTCGGGCTCATGCGCGCGGGTCGACTGCGCGCCGCTCCGTGGTTCGAGGGCGCCGGCCCCTTCGCGCTGGAGGAAATCGCCTCCGCGTTCGAGGCCGTCCGCGAGCGACGGTGCGTGAAGGCGCTCATCCGGCTCGCGCCGGACGCGGCCGCGCCGGGCGGCTAG